The genomic interval ACCGCGACCTTCCCTTTTTCCGGCCGCCGGTTTGCAAAACCCATATAAATATTTAATATTTGCCAATGACGGGCCGATAAGGCCATTGATGACATGACCACCGGCTTTGCCGGAAGTTGTCACGCGTCTACCGGAAGTCCGGCTGGACGATTATCCAAATTGTAATAGGTGTACGCCATGAACCTCTTGGACTATGTGCGCCGGTTGTTCGCTAAACAGAATAAGAACCAACGGCTTGAATATATAAAAGAATACACACCTGAAAGCATTTTCCGGAGCGGAGACGCACTGGAGGGCCAGGCCCCGAGCGCTGCGCTCAAACCCATGCAGGCACCCCCTGCGACCCATGAAGTGCCTTCGATTGCCTTTTCGGACCAAGTCGATTTGGAAGCCTATGTCGAGGGCCTGAACGTTTCCAGCGCGGTGATCGAGGGCTGGATTTCGGCCGGCGTTCTGCTGCCCGAAGAGACCCGCGTGGCCGTCCAGATGATCCGTCTGATGCAGCAGAAGGGCAGATCGGACGCCAACTGATTTTTTTCAGAGGGGCCTAAAGTTTCCCCGTTGAACGACGATAGTATGCGACAGAGGCTTCGCGGGGGAGCCTCTAAGATATATGTCACATATATCTTCCTTTAGCCGGCGGGGCGGCTGCGGCAGCCGCCCCGTTCTTTTTCCTTCGGACGCCGATGCACGGATTTCCCTTTTAAATCTTTTTGATGCATTCGGTTTGTTTTTTAAATTGGCGCATGGGTTCATGTCGCCTTTTGATCGAGTCTGCCCGGGGTTGATGTATGCCGTCCAGTTGCTGGCACCAAAAATTCATCGTTTCCAAACGTGCTCTGCTATTGGGGATCACGATGATCCTGTTGGCTATCATTTTTTGATGCGCAAAGGGTCAATCGCAAAGAGGCTATCGAGAACTGGATCATTCCAGAGATCCATCACCAGGTGAACGCCATAAACGCCTACCGGGCCTCGGGCGCAAGCCTTGCCCGCTCGGCGACTTTATCCACCGATGCCCGGCGGATTGCCGCTGCTTGGACGGCTTATGCCACCGGGGATCTGAGCGATTTGCAGGAGGACACGCAGAGCCGTTCACTCGTCGGGGAGAATGAAAGCGAATTCGAGCGCACTCTTGCCGCAGGGGCGACGGTCGGGCCGCTGCTGACGACCGCCTGGGGTCAGGGCAGCCCTTACAATCTCATGACACCCGACGACAGCTGCGATGGTGGGCATACCGTGACCGGCTGTGTGGCTACGGCCTGGGCCCAACTGTTGCGCTATTGGGCGTGGCCCATTCAAGGCGCCGGCAGCCACGAATATACATGGACGCGCCAGACATTGGATCCCGATACTCTGGACCCTTTGACTGAGACCTTGTCGGCGAATTTCGAAGTGAACTATGGGTGGGACCTGATGCCCGACCTGCTTTCCCAAGAGAGCAGTGAAGCGGAGAAAGATGCCGTTTCACAGTTGATGTACCACATGGGCGTGGCCGCCGAGATGGCTTATGGATGTGACGGATCGGGCAGCAATGCCTGGGCGGATGATATCCTGGGGGTCTATTTCAACTACAAGCCCGATACATTGCTCTATATCAATCGCGCGACTCCGCATTTCAGACGAATTCGAAACAGGGGAGTACAATTGGGACGCCAACAATCAGCACATCGTCATCGGCATCGAACCGGACAATGCCCCACCAGTGGTCGAAGCCGGTGACCTCCAGGTCGTCGAGGAGGCCACCCTGGTGCAGTTGAGCGGCACTGCCGTCGATCCCGAAGGCGTCGGCATCAATGGTTACACGTGGCGCCAAGTCAGCGGCCCGGCGGTGACCTTGTCGTCACCCGATACAACCGATCCTGCCTTTACCGCCCCCGACGTGCACGCGGAGACCGACCTGGTGTTTCAATTGCGGGCCGACGATGCCAATCGGGCATTTGCCACAGACACCTGCACGGTCACGGTCCGCAATACGGACGGCTCCACCGCGCCCGACCCTCCGGCAACCCACCTCGATTCCAGCGGGGGTGGCGGCGGGGGTGGCGGCTGTTTTGTCTCGAACCTATCTCCTTTCGGTGTCCTTCCCTGACTTTGGTGGTGCCGGCAGCGATGCGGTTTCAGGAGAAAATGGGGATTGATCTGGACTCGTTCCCATGTCATAAATAGCCCCATGATGAAAACTGCGCCACATTGCCCACTTTCGGATCACCGCCACCGCGTCATCAGCTACCTGAGGGTTTCGGTCACGGATCGCTGCAATTTGAGATGCCGCTACTGCATGACCAGCCATACCCGCTGGCTGCCCAAAGGGCACATCCTCACCTTGGAAGAGATCCATCGCATGGTGCGTATCGCAGTAGGGCTGGGGATCACCAAGGTCCGCCTGACCGGCGGAGAGCCATTGTATCGCAAGGGCATCGTCGGGCTCGTCCAAAAGTTGGCCGCCGAACCCGGCATCGAAGACCTCTCCATGACCACCAACGGCACGTTGCTGGCCGAAAAGGCGTCGGCCTTGAAGGCGGCCGGTTTGAAACGGATCAACATCAGCCTCGACACCACGGATCCACAGGGTTTCGCGGAATTGACCGGCCGGGACCTGTTTTCCGCCGTCTGGCAGGGGATCATGACGGCCCGGGAGGTCGGCTTTACGCCGATTAAAATCAACGCCGTGGTCCTGCGCGGCTGCAACGACGATCAGATCGAAGCCCTGGCCGACCTGAGCCGCCGCTATCCGTTTCACGTGCGTTTCATTGAATATATGCCCATCGCCACCGATCCTCACGAGGCGGAACATTTTTTCTTCCCGATCACCGAAATCGCCCAGCGTTTGGAAAAGATGGGACGACTGTTGCCTGTGGCGCACGAGAGACTCGACGGGCCGGCCCAGCGCTATCGTTTTGCCGATGCGCCGGGTGAAATCGGCCTGATCGGCTCGATGAGTTCCCATTTTTGCGATACCTGCAACCGCATGCGATTGACGGCCGACGGCCACCTGCGGCCGTGCCTGCTGTCCGACGAAGAGGTCAATGTCATCGATGCCTTGCGCCAGGGGGCCGGGGACGAGGAGATCGCCGCCATCTATGCCCGGGCCGTGGCCATGAAAAAAGGCCACCACCGGCTCAGTTTTACCGGCGATTGTTCGTTGCGGACCAAGATGGCCAGCATTGGAGGATAGGGCCGGTGCCTTCAGGCCGGGATAATACCAACTGCAGTGCCGTTATTCTGGCCGGCGGGCTCAACACGCGCATGGGGGGCCGCAACAAGGCGTTCATCGAGATCGGCGGCCAAACCATCCTGGACCGCTTGCTGGGCACCCTGACCCCTTTTTTTACCCGCATCCTCCTGGTGACCCGTCAGCCGGAGCTATACGCGGTCCTGCCCCTGCGTGTCGTGCAGGATGTGTACACGGCGCGATCCTCCCTGACCGGCATCCATGCCGGCCTGACCCATATCGAAACCGATCATGCATTGATGCTCCCCTGCGACGCCCCCTTCGTCCAGCCCGCTTTGATCCGGCTGCTGCTCGATGCCGTCGAACCCGGAATCGATGCCGTCGTGCCGCGGATCGGCGGCTACTACGAGCCACTGTGTGCCGTCTATTCCCGCCGCTGCATCGCGCCCATCGAAGCCCAGCTGGAAAACAGCGTGTACAAGATCACGCGGTTTTTCGATGAGATCCGGGTCAGGACGCTCTCCGAAGAGCAGATTCGTGCCGTGGATCCGGACCTGCGTTCCTTTCTCAACGTCAATAACGCCGATGCCCTGCAGGCGATCCTGGCCCAAGGCTGTGATCGCGGCAGCGGCGAATAGTGGTCGGTTGGACCTGCGTCTATTTTAAGCGGCCGGCTTTCTCAGAAATCGCGCTTCGATGAAATCGGCGACGGCCTGAACGTCGTCGATGGGCAGGCAGGGCACGCCGAGGTCGATGGCAATGTCCGAGACCACGGCGATCAGGTGGGGGGACGACCCCTTGGTGTGCCATGGGCTGCGATGGGCAGTGCTGCGGAACAGCTCGATCTTGGGCATGTCGCTCTGCTTGTATCCTTCGGCGATCACCAGGTCCCGGTCCTCGAAGAAGCGCTCGACGATATCCTTCAGACGCATCTCCTCGTCCAGATCCTTGACCATGGCGATTTTACGCGCCGAGGAGATGACCACGGTGGCGGCGCCGGCCTGCTTGTGGCGCCACGAGTCTTTGCCCTCATGGTCGATATCGAACCCATGCGCATCGTGTTTGACGGTTCCCAAGCGGTAGCCCCGGCGGCTCAATTCGGGGATCAGTTTCTCCAGCAGGGTGGTTTTTCCGGAATCCTTTTTGCTGACGAGGCAGACGATGGGGGGCATGTGTCTCTCCTGTGGGTGAGGTTGATGGCACCCCTTATCACAATCCCGACTTGATCACCAGGTCGGCGATCGGCCCCCTGGAGCGTTCCCCTTTGAGCACGATGTGGGCGTAAATGCGGCTGCCTTTGAATTTATGGTCAAAGGAGCTCATTTCTCAATCAATCTTGCCTTAAATGATTCGGGCAGTTGTGATATAGGCTCATTTTTCCGTCCGTCCCGTACGGTTGGTGAAGCGCTTCAATAGTTACCTATTTATGGTTTGAATGGATCGTCGATGTTCTGGACCCGCATGAAACCCTACCGTGGTCGGCTGTTGCTGGCAATGCTCAGCGGCATCCTGCTGACAGCGGCCTTTCCTAAAATCGATCAGGGCTGGATCGCCTGGTTCGCTCTGGTGCCGCTGCTGTTGGCGTTGCGCACAACCGGCGGCCGCGCCGGTTTTTGGCTGGGGATGGCCGCCGGCATGGTCCACTATCTTGGCTTGATCTACTGGACCGCCTATACCATGCACCTTTACGGGCGGCTCCCGTGGATTCAGTCCGTGCTGGTCCTGCTGCTGTTTGCCGCGGTCCTCTCCCTTTTTCTGGGCGGATTTGCCGTTCTGGTGGGTACGCTGGCATACAGGCCCGCCCACCTGGTGCTCGTGGCACCGGCCGCCTGGGTGCTGATTGAATGGCTGCGCAGCTGGATCCTGACCGGTTTCCCCTGGGAACTGTTGGGATACAGTCAATACGACCACCTCTGGGTGATCCAGCCGGCCGATCTTTTCGGCGTTTTCGGAATTTCCGGCTTGATCGTGCTGTTCAATGCGGTGCTGACTCTGGCCCTGCTCTATTGGGCCGAGAAGCCGTGGCAGCGCCATGGAGTGCCGCGCGGGATGGTGGTGATCGGCGGACTGCTGGTCGCCGGCCTATTGGTGGGGACAGCGGCGTACGGCCTGTTTCGCATCCGGCACATCGACGCTCGCATCGCGGAGGCCGAATATGCCGACGTGGCCGTGGTGCAGGGCAACATCGACCAGGCCCAAAAATGGGATGCCAGCTTCCAGGTGCTCACCACGGCCAAGTACAAGGAGCTTTCGGCCGCCGCGGCCGGCGGCGGCGCCCAACTGGTGATATGGCCGGAAACAGCTACCCCGTTTTACCTGTTTCACGACAAGGTGTTGACCCAGATGGTCGTTCAGGGGATTCAGGACATCGGCGCAGACTTCATCGTCGGCAGTCCCAATGTGGATCTGGGCGGCAAGGCGCCGGTCTATTACAACAGTGCCTATCTTATCGGGGCCGACGGCCAGGTGGGCGGCAAATACGACAAGGTCCACCTGGTGCCGTTCGGGGAGTATGTGCCCATGAAGCGCTGGCTCCCTTTTCTGGGCAAAATGGTGGCCCAGGTCGGGGATTTTCAGGCCGGCCGGCAGGGCAGCACCTTGCAGTGGCGGCAGCATCCCGTCGGCATGCTGATCTGTTATGAAGCCATATTTCCCGAGCTGGCCCGGGACATGGCCTGCAATGGGGCCCAACTGCTGGTCAATATCACCAACGATGCCTGGTTCGGCAGGACCAGCGCGGCGTATCAACACTTCTCCATGGCCGTCTTCCGGAGCGTGGAGAATCGACGATTCCTCGCGCGCGCCGCTAACACGGGCATCAGCGGGTTCGTCGATCCCAACGGACGCATTCTGGCGGCCACGGACCTTTACAAGGATGCGGCCTTGACCGCCCGGGTTCATTTTTTGAGCCAAACAACCCTGTACAGCCGTTGGGGGGACTACCCCCTCGTCCTGGCCGTCCTGACGACTCTGGGGGGCTTTGCCGCCGCCCGCTTGAAACGCTCGCGACACCGTGAAAGTAGACCGCCCGGGCTCTGAATTTTCATCCAGGCACCGATCGATTGCATCCAATGGCAGCAATTCAAACTGAATGTGCTCCACCCACGCCGGGTTTAATGAATGACATTCAGTTAGAATCGCTTATCCTATGGACATCCGGTTGACATCCGGATCAATGGGTATAAACTAATGCGCATCCACAAAGTGCCGATTGGCCATTAGTGGATGCGCACAAACTCAAGCCAACACAACAGGAGGGCGCCGCCATGGCCGCAGAAATCAAACAAACGCTCAAAGCTTTGAGGACCAAATTAACCCGCCTCGGAGAGTGTCTTTGACCTAACCGCCAAGAAGAACCGCCTGGCGGAATTGGAATCGATCGTGGCCCGCAACGGATTCTGGGACAATCCCGAAGCGGCCAAACCCCTGCTCAAGGAACGTACCTTTCTGAGCGCACGCATCGAGGCTTACAACAGCCTGCTGTCCGATATCGACGACAACGATCTGCTCGTGGAAATGGCCCTGGAAGAGGACGACGCCCAGACCCTGACCGAGGTGGAACAGCAGGTCGACGCGTTGGAGCGGCGCATCCACGAGTTTTCCCTGGATATGATGCTCGACGGTGAGCTGGATGGCAACAACGCCATCGTCAGTATCAATGCCGGCGCCGGTGGCACCGACGCCCAGGACTGGGCCGAGATGATGCTGCGCATGTACCTGCGCTGGACCGAGCAGCGCCATTACAAGACCGAAATCCTCGATCTGCAGCCCGGAGACGAAGCCGGCATCAAGAGCGCCACCTTTACCGTCAAGGGTCAGTATGCCTATGGTTATCTGAAAAGCGAGATCGGGGTGCACCGGCTGGTGCGGATATCGCCCTACAATGCCAGCGGCAAGCGCCAGACCTCCTTTGCTTCCGTGTTCGTCTATCCCGAGGTGGACAACGAAATCGTCATTGACATCGAGGACAAGGACCTGCGCATCGATACGTTTCGGGCCAGCGGGTCGGGCGGCCAGCACGTCAACAAGACCTCCAGCGCGGTGCGCATCACCCATCTGCCCACGGGCATCGTCGTGCAGTGCCAGCAGGAAAAATCCCAGCACCGCAATAAGGAGATGGCCATGAAGGTGCTGCGGTCGCGGTTGTATCAACACGAAAAGGAAAAGCAGGATGCCGAACTGCAACAGGTGCATGACAGCAAGGACGAGATCGCCTGGGGCAGCCAGATCCGTTCCTATGTGCTCCACCCCTACCAGATGGTCAAGGATCATCGCATCAACATGGAAGTCGGCAATGTGAACAGCGTGCTCGACGGACAGCTCGATGCATTGATCGAAGGCG from Desulfatitalea tepidiphila carries:
- a CDS encoding C10 family peptidase; this translates as MNAINAYRASGASLARSATLSTDARRIAAAWTAYATGDLSDLQEDTQSRSLVGENESEFERTLAAGATVGPLLTTAWGQGSPYNLMTPDDSCDGGHTVTGCVATAWAQLLRYWAWPIQGAGSHEYTWTRQTLDPDTLDPLTETLSANFEVNYGWDLMPDLLSQESSEAEKDAVSQLMYHMGVAAEMAYGCDGSGSNAWADDILGVYFNYKPDTLLYINRATPHFRRIRNRGVQLGRQQSAHRHRHRTGQCPTSGRSR
- a CDS encoding PKD domain-containing protein, with protein sequence MSGTAVDPEGVGINGYTWRQVSGPAVTLSSPDTTDPAFTAPDVHAETDLVFQLRADDANRAFATDTCTVTVRNTDGSTAPDPPATHLDSSGGGGGGGGCFVSNLSPFGVLP
- the moaA gene encoding GTP 3',8-cyclase MoaA, encoding MKTAPHCPLSDHRHRVISYLRVSVTDRCNLRCRYCMTSHTRWLPKGHILTLEEIHRMVRIAVGLGITKVRLTGGEPLYRKGIVGLVQKLAAEPGIEDLSMTTNGTLLAEKASALKAAGLKRINISLDTTDPQGFAELTGRDLFSAVWQGIMTAREVGFTPIKINAVVLRGCNDDQIEALADLSRRYPFHVRFIEYMPIATDPHEAEHFFFPITEIAQRLEKMGRLLPVAHERLDGPAQRYRFADAPGEIGLIGSMSSHFCDTCNRMRLTADGHLRPCLLSDEEVNVIDALRQGAGDEEIAAIYARAVAMKKGHHRLSFTGDCSLRTKMASIGG
- the mobA gene encoding molybdenum cofactor guanylyltransferase, which translates into the protein MPSGRDNTNCSAVILAGGLNTRMGGRNKAFIEIGGQTILDRLLGTLTPFFTRILLVTRQPELYAVLPLRVVQDVYTARSSLTGIHAGLTHIETDHALMLPCDAPFVQPALIRLLLDAVEPGIDAVVPRIGGYYEPLCAVYSRRCIAPIEAQLENSVYKITRFFDEIRVRTLSEEQIRAVDPDLRSFLNVNNADALQAILAQGCDRGSGE
- the mobB gene encoding molybdopterin-guanine dinucleotide biosynthesis protein B, whose product is MPPIVCLVSKKDSGKTTLLEKLIPELSRRGYRLGTVKHDAHGFDIDHEGKDSWRHKQAGAATVVISSARKIAMVKDLDEEMRLKDIVERFFEDRDLVIAEGYKQSDMPKIELFRSTAHRSPWHTKGSSPHLIAVVSDIAIDLGVPCLPIDDVQAVADFIEARFLRKPAA
- the lnt gene encoding apolipoprotein N-acyltransferase; translated protein: MFWTRMKPYRGRLLLAMLSGILLTAAFPKIDQGWIAWFALVPLLLALRTTGGRAGFWLGMAAGMVHYLGLIYWTAYTMHLYGRLPWIQSVLVLLLFAAVLSLFLGGFAVLVGTLAYRPAHLVLVAPAAWVLIEWLRSWILTGFPWELLGYSQYDHLWVIQPADLFGVFGISGLIVLFNAVLTLALLYWAEKPWQRHGVPRGMVVIGGLLVAGLLVGTAAYGLFRIRHIDARIAEAEYADVAVVQGNIDQAQKWDASFQVLTTAKYKELSAAAAGGGAQLVIWPETATPFYLFHDKVLTQMVVQGIQDIGADFIVGSPNVDLGGKAPVYYNSAYLIGADGQVGGKYDKVHLVPFGEYVPMKRWLPFLGKMVAQVGDFQAGRQGSTLQWRQHPVGMLICYEAIFPELARDMACNGAQLLVNITNDAWFGRTSAAYQHFSMAVFRSVENRRFLARAANTGISGFVDPNGRILAATDLYKDAALTARVHFLSQTTLYSRWGDYPLVLAVLTTLGGFAAARLKRSRHRESRPPGL
- the prfB gene encoding peptide chain release factor 2 (programmed frameshift) encodes the protein MAAEIKQTLKALRTKLTRLGECLDLTAKKNRLAELESIVARNGFWDNPEAAKPLLKERTFLSARIEAYNSLLSDIDDNDLLVEMALEEDDAQTLTEVEQQVDALERRIHEFSLDMMLDGELDGNNAIVSINAGAGGTDAQDWAEMMLRMYLRWTEQRHYKTEILDLQPGDEAGIKSATFTVKGQYAYGYLKSEIGVHRLVRISPYNASGKRQTSFASVFVYPEVDNEIVIDIEDKDLRIDTFRASGSGGQHVNKTSSAVRITHLPTGIVVQCQQEKSQHRNKEMAMKVLRSRLYQHEKEKQDAELQQVHDSKDEIAWGSQIRSYVLHPYQMVKDHRINMEVGNVNSVLDGQLDALIEGVLLSGVE